A window of Piliocolobus tephrosceles isolate RC106 chromosome 13, ASM277652v3, whole genome shotgun sequence contains these coding sequences:
- the DDI1 gene encoding protein DDI1 homolog 1, translated as MLITVYCVRRDLSEVTFSLQVSPDFELRNFKVLCEAESRVPAEEIQIIYMERLLIEDHCSLGSYGLKDGDVVVLLQKDNVGPRAPGRAPNQPRIDFGGIAVPGTSSSRPQHPGQQQQRTPAAQRSHGLASGETVVGPQGLGSPGLIRSMLLSNPHDLSLLKERNPPLAEALLSGSLETFSQVLTAQQREKALREQERLRLYMADPLDREAQAKIEEEIRQQNIEENMNIAIEEAPESFGQVTMLYINCKVNGHPLKAFVDSGAQMTIMSQACAERCNIMRLVDRRWAGVAKGVGTQRIIGRVHLAQIQIEGDFLQCSFSILEDQPMDMLLGLDMLRRHQCSIDLKKNVLVIGTTGTQTYFLPEGELPLCSRMVSGKNESSDKEITHSVMDSGRKEH; from the coding sequence ATGCTGATCACCGTGTACTGCGTGCGGAGGGACCTCTCCGAGGTCACCTTCTCCCTCCAGGTCAGTCCCGACTTTGAGCTCCGAAACTTCAAGGTCCTCTGCGAGGCGGAGTCCAGAGTCCCCGCTGAAGAGATCCAGATCATCTACATGGAGCGACTCCTCATCGAGGACCACTGTTCCCTGGGCTCCTACGGCCTCAAAGATGGCGATGTCGTGGTTTTACTGCAGAAGGACAATGTGGGACCCCGGGCTCCAGGGCGTGCCCCGAACCAGCCTCGTATTGACTTCGGCGGCATTGCGGTGCCCGGGACGTCCAGCTCCCGCCCGCAACACccagggcagcagcagcagcgcaCACCCGCTGCCCAGCGGTCACACGGCCTGGCCTCCGGAGAGACGGTGGTCGGCCCGCAAGGTCTGGGCAGCCCCGGCCTGATCCGCAGCATGCTGCTCTCCAACCCGCACGATCTGTCGCTGCTCAAGGAACGCAACCCCCCCTTGGCGGAAGCCCTGCTCAGCGGCAGCCTTGAGACCTTTTCTCAGGTGCTGACGGCGCAGCAAAGGGAAAAGGCcttgagagagcaagagaggCTTCGTCTCTACATGGCCGACCCACTGGACCGGGAAGCTCAGGccaaaatagaagaggaaatcCGGCAGCAGAACATTGAAGAAAACATGAATATAGCGATAGAAGAGGCCCCCGAGAGTTTCGGACAAGTGACGATGCTCTACATTAACTGCAAAGTGAATGGGCATCCTTTGAAGGCTTTTGTTGACTCTGGTGCCCAGATGACCATTATGAGCCAGGCTTGTGCCGAGCGATGTAACATCATGAGGCTGGTGGACCGACGGTGGGCTGGGGTTGCTAAAGGAGTGGGCACACAGAGAATTATTGGCCGTGTTCATCTAGCTCAGATTCAAATTGAAGGTGATTTCTTACAGTGCTCTTTCTCCATACTTGAGGATCAACCCATGGATATGCTTCTAGGCCTAGATATGCTCCGGAGACATCAATGTTCCATCgatttgaagaaaaatgtgcTGGTCATCGGCACCACTGGCACACAGACTTACTTTCTTCCTGAGGGAGAGTTGCCCTTATGCTCTAGGATGGTAAGTGGGAAAAATGAGTCTTCGGACAAGGAAATTACACATTCTGTCATGGATTCAGGACGAAAAGAGCATTAA